The Vicia villosa cultivar HV-30 ecotype Madison, WI linkage group LG1, Vvil1.0, whole genome shotgun sequence genome includes a region encoding these proteins:
- the LOC131654868 gene encoding uncharacterized protein LOC131654868: MAGRNDAAIAAALEAMAQALANQPNADENAGSRSLATFQRENPPVFKGKHDPDGALEWLKEIERIFRVMDNIHAQKVRYGTHMLAVEADDWWLETRQRLEVAGEEITWVVFRREFLGKYYPEDVRGKKEIEFLELKQGDMSVTEYATKFTELAKFYPYYDGTGTEFSKRIKFENGLRSEIKKAVGYQKIRIFPNLVDSCRIYEEDHNAYYIIVKDKRGKQNRSTPYDALVGKSKADVADSKRTSGGEAPANVVCFNCEKPGHKSNACNLEVKKCFRCGKMGHAMSDCKHKEMVCFNCGEEGHIGSQCLKPKKTQSGGKVFALAVSQTDCEDERVGGNVSLVILL, encoded by the coding sequence ATGGCAGGTAGAAACGATGCTGCGATTGCTGCTGCTTTGGAGGCTATGGCTCAGGCCTTGGCAAATCAGCCGAATGCTGATGAGAATGCTGGATCTCGCAGTTTGGCAAcgttccagagggagaatccccCGGTCTTCAAAGGCAAGCATGACCCTGATGGCGCGTTGGAATggttgaaggagattgagagaatctTCCGCGTGATGGACAACATTCATGCGCAGAAGGTTCGGTACGGAACTCATATGCTGGCAgtcgaagctgatgactggtggctaGAAACTCGCCAGAGATTGGAAGTTGCTGGTGAAGAGATCACTTGGGTTGTGTTCCGCAGAGAGTTTTTAGGGAAGTattatcctgaagatgttcggggtaagAAGGAGATTGAGTTCCTTGAGCTGAAACAGGGGGATATGTCAGTGACAGAGTATGCTACAAAGTTCACTGAGTTGGCTAAGTTCTACCCGTATTATGATGGAACAGGAACTGAGTTTTCGAAgcgcatcaagtttgagaacggaTTGCGCTCTGAAATCAAGAAAGCTGTTGGGTATCAAAAGATTCGCATCTTTCCTAATTTGGTTGATAGTTGCAGGATTTATGAAGAAGATCATAATGCATATTACATAATTGTCAAAGATAAGAGAGGCAAGCAGAACCGTAGCACACCTTATGATGCTCTAGTTGGAAAGAGTAAAGCAGATGTGGCTGACAgcaagagaactagtgggggagaagctccTGCCAATGTCGTTTGTTTCAATTGCGAGAAACCTGGTCATAAGAGTAATGCGTGCAACCTTGAAGTGAAGAAATGTTTTCGTTGTGGTAAGATGGGACATGCTATGTCAGATTGCAAACATAAGGAAATGGTTTGTTTTAACTGCGGTGAAGAAGGACACATTGGGAGTCAGTGCCTGAAACCAAAGAAGACTCAATCTGGTGGAAAAGTGTTCGCGTTGGCGGTAAGTCAGACTGATTGTGAGGACGAGCGTGTTGGAGGTAATGTTTCGTTAGTAATACTCCTTTAA